The following DNA comes from Syntrophorhabdaceae bacterium.
GATTAAGAGTCAACTGCTCTACCGGACTGAGCTAACGGCCCCTGAGTTGTCTTTTATAACATACACGAAAAGGAAAATCCAAAACAATTTTCATACAATGTGAGCATAAAGGTTTCAGGCTGTCCACATGACAATGCAAGGAGCGAAGAAACCAAGAAAAAATGTTGACTATGAGGGCACCTGTATGTTAGAAAAAGACGGAAATCTGATGGACATGACAATTCAGAACAGTAAGAAGGATGTGGTCAGATCTCTTTTGAGTTACAGCTCACTGGGATTAGAGATGGGCCTGTCCGTTGCCATCGGAATTGCCATTGGCTACTTCCTGGATTCGTTTTTTAAAACATCACCGTACCTGACGATTATCTTTATGATCTTTGGCGTCACTGCGGCGATGAAAACTATATTCACGCTTTTGAAAAAGGTTAAAAAGGACAATGAAAGAGACAACCATCAATGACATAGAGCGGATAAATGTCTTCATTCTTATCCTTGGCTCAATCCTCATTTTGCTTATAACCCGGGAATTCAAGTATTTTTTCAGCTTCGCCGTTGCAAGCTCCATCATGACCATCAATTTCAGATTCCTGAAAAAGATCATTCAGGGCGGATTTGCCCAACCGCAGGTCCGGAAGAAAGATCTTCTCATTAAACTTCCATTGAAGTTTCTCGT
Coding sequences within:
- a CDS encoding AtpZ/AtpI family protein, which translates into the protein MLEKDGNLMDMTIQNSKKDVVRSLLSYSSLGLEMGLSVAIGIAIGYFLDSFFKTSPYLTIIFMIFGVTAAMKTIFTLLKKVKKDNERDNHQ
- a CDS encoding ATP synthase subunit I; its protein translation is MKETTINDIERINVFILILGSILILLITREFKYFFSFAVASSIMTINFRFLKKIIQGGFAQPQVRKKDLLIKLPLKFLVLIGLVVLVVVFGDINVVCFLIGLSTVFMSVVVNQIQIALTPVAKRRQN